One region of Quercus lobata isolate SW786 chromosome 2, ValleyOak3.0 Primary Assembly, whole genome shotgun sequence genomic DNA includes:
- the LOC115976403 gene encoding omega-hydroxypalmitate O-feruloyl transferase: MVLEVQESAVMESCNGNVFQLSVKQGEPTLVPPAEETEKGLYFLSNLDQNIAVIVRTVYCFKSDEIGNEKAWEVIRNALEKVLVHYYPLAGRLTISSEGKLIVDCNGEGAIFVEAEANCSMKEIGDITKPDPETLRKLVYDIPGAKNMLEVPPLVAQVTKFKCGGFVLGLCMNHCMFDGIGAMEFVNSWGETARGLPLAVPPFLNRSLLKARNPPEIEHQHQEFAEIEDKSCISDIYNDELVYRSFCFDPEKLDKLKMKAMENGVLDKCTTFEVLSAFVWKARTEALGFLPDQKTKLLFAVDGRPKFNPPLPKGYFGNGIVLINSICQAGELLEKPLSFAVGLVKNAIKMVTDSYMRSAIDYFEMTRARPSLSSTLLITTWSRLSFHTTDFGWGEPVLSGPVALPEKEVTLFLSHGKERKSINVLMGLPASSMKIFQELVQIY, encoded by the exons ATg GTTTTGGAGGTTCAAGAATCTGCTGTAATGGAGAGCTGTAATGGCAATGTGTTTCAACTTAGTGTCAAGCAAGGAGAGCCAACTTTGGTTCCTCCTGCAGAGGAAACAGAGAAGGGTCTATATTTCCTTTCAAACCTTGACCAGAACATTGCGGTGATCGTTCGTACTGTCTATTGCTTCAAGTCAGATGAGATAGGAAATGAGAAGGCTTGGGAAGTGATCAGGAATGCCTTGGAAAAGGTTCTTGTTCACTATTACCCGCTTGCTGGGAGGCTAACTATCAGCTCTGAGGGTAAGCTCATTGTGGATTGCAATGGAGAGGGAGCTATTTTTGTTGAGGCTGAAGCAAACTGTTCAATGAAAGAGATAGGAGACATAACAAAGCCTGACCCTGAGACTCTCAGGAAGCTGGTTTATGACATTCCTGGAGCAAAGAACATGCTAGAGGTGCCTCCCTTGGTGGCTCAG GTGACTAAGTTCAAGTGTGGAGGATTTGTTCTTGGGCTGTGCATGAATCATTGTATGTTTGATGGCATTGGTGCTATGGAGTTTGTGAACTCATGGGGTGAAACAGCCAGAGGCTTGCCACTAGCTGTCCCTCCATTCCTAAACAGAAGCTTACTTAAGGCCCGAAACCCGCCAGAGATAGAGCACCAGCATCAGGAATTTGCCGAGATAGAAGACAAGTCCTGCATCAGTGACATTTATAATGATGAATTGGTGTATAGGTCCTTCTGTTTTGACCCTGAGAAGCTAGACAAACTAAAGATGAAAGCCATGGAAAATGGGGTTCTTGACAAGTGCACTACATTTGAAGTCCTCTCAGCATTTGTATGGAAAGCTAGAACTGAGGCACTGGGGTTTCTGCCTGACCAAAAAACAAAGCTCCTATTTGCTGTTGATGGGAGGCCTAAATTTAACCCACCACTACCAAAAGGGTACTTTGGCAATGGAATTGTGTTAATAAATTCTATATGTCAAGCAGGTGAACTACTAGAGAAGCCACTTTCATTTGCAGTGGGGTTGGTTAAGAATGCAATTAAGATGGTCACAGATAGTTACATGAGATCAGCCATAGATTACTTTGAAATGACAAGAGCTAGGCCATCTTTGTCTTCCACCCTTTTGATCACTACTTGGTCCAGGCTATCTTTCCACACAACAGACTTTGGATGGGGTGAACCTGTTCTATCAGGGCCAGTGGCATTGCCTGAGAAGGAAGTGACTTTGTTCTTGTCTCATGGCAAAGAAAGGAAAAGCATAAATGTGCTTATGGGTTTGCCAGCTTCTTCCATGAAGATCTTCCAAGAACTGGTGCAgatttattga